ATTGTAGTTTGTAAATTATTTAAAATAAGTTGTAAATTATTAGCTTTATCCTCAATTGCCTGGACAAGAGTATTAATTTTATTTTGCATATATATAAAATTATTACCAAGTTCTCTTATTTCATCATGGGTTGTTATAGAAAGAGCAGTATTATATTTTCCAAGAGTGATGTTTTTAACAGCTTTAGTAAGAAGAAGAATTGGTTTAATAGCTCTGTCCACTACTATTATTGAGAGAATAATAGAAAGAATACCTGAAAATATAATACTGAATAGAATGGTACCAGCTATCTTTTTTTGAAAATCATTAAAAAAAGTAAGTTTTTTTGATAGCATAAGAATTACTGGTTTATTATTAATTGTGAGCTTAGTAGCAAAAACCTCTAAAGTTTTATTCCTTTTATCACCACTTGGAATGATTCTATATACAGGAATAGTAGTCTCATTTCCTGAAAAAACAGGCAGGTCAGCATAGGAGGTAAAAATAATGCTGTTATCTTGAGAATCAGCTATAGGAGTTCCTTTTTCATCAATAAAAGTGACTCGGTAATCAGATTTGTTAGCGAAAAATTGAACAAGTCTAAAAACTGGAAGATAGCTTTTTTTATTTTCTGAAAGAAAAATACTAATAAGATTTGCTTGAGAAAGTGCAGTTGAAAAAGCTGTCTCAATATAGTTATTTTTCATCATTTTGTTGAAAGATAATCCTAATGTTAAAGATGTAATAAATATAAGAAGAAAACAGATTGATAGAAATTTTTTTCTCATATTATTGCTCCTTTGGAACTATATATCCAATTCCTCTTACTGTTTCTATATAAAAGTTATTGTGATCATCCAGTTTTTTTCTGATTTTTCTTATGTGCACATCTAAAGATCTGCTCTGTGTATTTTCATAATTCCAAACTTCTTCAAATATCTGTTCCCTTGTTATTACATTACCTTTATTTTGTATAAGAAATAAGAAAAGTTTAAATTCTTTTGTAGTAAAATCAATAAGTTGATTATTTTTATAGACTTCACTATTTTGTAAGTCAATTTTGAGGTCTTTATAATTTAAGATATTATCTTCCTGCTTTTTTCTTTCAATTGTAATATTAGGATTATTGCAGTAGTTTGGATCCATTCGTCTAAAAGTTGCTCCAACT
The sequence above is a segment of the Fusobacterium sp. DD2 genome. Coding sequences within it:
- a CDS encoding response regulator transcription factor, with product MNKKILIIDDEPHILELLKLNLEIYGYEVYTADTGEGIMNLIQKINPDLILLDLMLPGISGIDICKEIRNNPELNRIRILIVSAKSEEIDKIVCLEIGADDYITKPFSLRELIARVGATFRRMDPNYCNNPNITIERKKQEDNILNYKDLKIDLQNSEVYKNNQLIDFTTKEFKLFLFLIQNKGNVITREQIFEEVWNYENTQSRSLDVHIRKIRKKLDDHNNFYIETVRGIGYIVPKEQ